The sequence CAGGCCGGCCAACAGCTGGTGGATCTGGGAGAGGTCGGCCTTGGGCAGTTCTGCCAGCTTGTCGCTGATCTGGGCCAGGGGTTGTTTCAGCTCCGAGAGGTCCAAAGCCTGGCCTTCGCCGCCCTGGGCGGCCGGGGCGCTTTTGACCGCCTCGGCCAACCGGTCGATGGCCTCGTTGGTGGCGTCGGTCTTCTTTAATATGTGAAGCAGGGTGGCGGCGGTGTTCTCCTTGATCTCCTTGAGCTCGGCCACAACCGGACCGGCCTTGCCGCCGTCTTCAAGCGGCTCATCGGCCTTCCGCATCTTCCGGTCTATCACCGGCAGAGAGCACCTCCGGGCCTCGGCATCGAATATCTCGCACTCGGCGCCCAGGCAGTCCCGCAGTTCGGCCAGGGGGAGTTCTTTTTCCTCCAGCAGCCTGCCGTCGGCGTCGTACTTAAGCTCTTTGACCACCTGCTTGGATGTCAGGAATGGACACTTGTTCATCGGCAAAATTTCTCCATTATTGAAAGTTTAAGATAACATAAACTTAAGGCTAAGTCAATATGTTTTTGCAAGAATCTCCACTCAAACCGGGATTAAAGCGGCTTGAGGAAACGGGGTTGATGTTTTTCCTTGACTTTGATTAAAAGCTGGTCTAAACTTAATTTCTAAACCTTTTATGGGGGAGAGATGGGGACCATAAACGATCATACCGGAGCACAGGAAAACAATGGCGGCCGGATAGTAAAAGAGATCACCATATCGAAGCTGGCCATAAATGTTTTTGCGGTATTTGCCACCCTCATCATTTTTGTGCTCTTTCTCGCCGCATGGAAAATGCTTTGGAACATGCCATATAAAAGGGGCATCCTCAAGCAGACCTATTTGTTCATATTACTGTCCTTTCCGGTTCATGAGTTGATCCATGCCCTGGGTTTTTGGTTGTTCGGCAATATTCCTTGGTCAAAAATCAAGTTCGGATTTGTGCCCAAGCTTATTGCCTTTTATGCCAATCCCCTATATCCCTTAAGCAAAACCGCCTACCTTTGGTCCGGAGCTCTGCCCGGCTTGACCATAGGTATAGTGCCGTTGCTTCTGGGTTTCATCATTGGTTCTATGCCCCTGAGCTTTATTGGATTGATCTCTGTGATGGCGTCCACGGGGGACCTTTTCGTTATCTGGACCCTACGGGGAGTGGCTTCAAATCAGTCCGTTTTGGAGCATGCCGACCAATGCCACTTCAGCATAATAGAAAAAGCGTAAATCCTTCCCATAATCCAAGCATCTAAATAAGTAACAACTTGATCTACGACGAAAACATCCTCATAAAACAGGCCCGGGCCGGAAGCCAGAGGGCCCTGTCCCAGATAGTGAAGCACCACCAGAACGGGATCTATTCCCTGGCCCTGCGGATGCTGGGCAACCGGGAGGACGCCGAGGACGTCCTGCAGGAGACATTTCTGGCCTTTCACAAAAGCCTGCCCCGGTTCAAGGGGCTTTCCACCCTTTCCACCTATTTCTACCGGATGGCCACCAATTTCAGCCTAATGAAACTGCGGCAGAAAAAGACCCGGCGGCCCGAGCATCACACGGTGAACCTGGAGGAAGCCTTTGAAGAACCGGACAAGAAGCCGGACCCCATGCAGAGCACCCTGAACCTGGAACTCAAGAAAAAGCTGGACGAGGCCCTGCTGGAGTTGCCGGAAAAGGAGCGGGCGGTGTTCATCCTCCGGGACGTGGAGGACCTGCCGGGGGAAGAGGTGGCTAGGGTCTTAAAGATCAGCCTGCCGGCCATGAAATCGCGTCTGCACCGGGCCCGGAACGTCTTAAGGGAAAAATTATCACCATATATCAGGGATTGACCAAAATGAGCGCCGTTAAAAAAACCGAACAGAAACATCATTGCCGGGGAATGGGAACGGTGTTCTCCCAATACCTGGATAAAGAGCTGGCCCAGCAGGTCTGCCGCAAGCTGGAGAAGCACCTTAAGGACTGTCCCGACTGCCAGACCTATTTTGACACCCTTAAGAAAACTGTCACCCTGTACCGGGGCCTGGGTCCACAAAAGGTCCCGGCGGACGCTCAGCGCAGGCTGTACAAGGTCATCCGGCTGGAAGCCGGGAAAAAAGGCGCAAAAAAATGAATCCCCGGCGGAGGCCCCGGCATCTAAAATTCAGATAACAAAATCAATCAATATATGAACAGGAGAGATACAATGGCGGCGATCCATTTAACAGACGGAACCTTCGATCAGGAGGTTTTAAAATCAAATACTCCGGTGCTGGTTGACTTTTGGGCGTCCTGGTGCGGTCCCTGCCGGATGGTGGGACCGGTGATTGAAGAATTATCAAACGACTACCAAGGCAAGGTCAAGATCACCAAGCTGGATGTGGACGCCAATCCGGAAAAATCCGGACAGTTCGGCATCCGCAGCATTCCAACAATGCTGATCTTCAAGAACGGCCAGGCCATAGACACCCTGATCGGCGCCATGCCCAAGGCGGCCATTGCAGCCCGGCTGGATGCGGCCATCACCAAGTGATAATGGAACCAATTTCCGGCCACACCAGGCAACCATTAAATTGGAGGTTCATCATGAAAAGGAACGAGAGCACAGCCGACCGGATAATACGGGCTATAATCGGGATTGCCCTGTTGGTCTTTGGATTCATAGTAACCGGAATCCTGCACTGGGTATTGCTGGCAGCAGGGATATTGGCTTTATTTACCGCCATCACCGGGTTCTGCGGGCTATACAAACTCCTGGGGATCAGTACCTATAAAGAGCAGACCCCGCCCCAGAAATAACCACCAAAATCAAAACCCCGTTCCTGCGAAAGGATGAACATGCCCATCTACGAATACCAGTGCACTAAGTGCGGCCACAAGTTCGAAAACCTTACCAACTCCTGCTGCGCCCCCAGCCCCAAGTGCCCCAAGTGCCAGGCGGACACCGAAAAACTGATGTCCACTTTTGCCGCCTCGGTGGACGGAGGATCAGGCGGCCACGGCCATGACGGCGGGGGAAGCTGCTGTTCCGGCGGAGGCTGCAGCTGCGGCTGAAGTCCTGAAATACTGCCATGAACAAACACCGGATCAGAAGATACCTTCTATTCATCATCTCCCTGACAGCCCTGGCGGGCTTCGGGTCCCAGATCCTCCGGGGGATCATCCACGGCACCGCTTCCCAATGCAGCGTTTCCGGGCCATGCCGGTGAAAATACCCTGAAGGAAAAAACAAAACAGGTTTTAAAATAAATGATAGTCATCAGATCGGAATACTGCCCCCAGAACCACCACTGTCCCTCCCTGCGGGTCTGCCCGGCCGGGGCCATCAAGCAGGACGGGGTCAAGGCCCCGTACATCGACCAGAAAAAATGCACCGATTGCGGCCTCTGCGTCCAAAGTTGCCGGGTATTTCAGCAGGTTGCCGCACCATCGCCGGTCAATAAATGAGAGATACAAAAAATTACGACATAGCCATTCTGGGAGCCGGTCCGGCCGGGATGACCGCCGGGCTGTATGCGGGGCGGGGCGGACTTAAGGCGGTCATTGTCGAAAAGATGATGCCCGGAGGTTTGGTGGCCAACACCGAGCGGATCGACAATTATCCCGGCTTTCCCGAAGGCATATCAGGTTTTGAGCTGGCCCAGAAAATGGAACAGCAGGCCAAAAAGTTCGGGGCCGAGATCATCTCCGCCCAGGCGGAGGAAGTCGTGCCGGAAGACAGATATCAGCTGATAAAACTCTCCGACGGAACGATCATAAAATCAAAGGTCCTGATCATCGCCACCGGCGCCTTTCCCAAGACACTGGGGGTGCGGGGCGAAAAGGAACTGCTGGGCAAGGGGGTCTCCTATTGCGCCATCTGCGACGGAGCTTTCTTCAAAAACCAGGCGGTGGCGGTGCTGGGCGGGGGCGACTCCGCGGTCCAGGAGGCGGTTTACCTGGCCGGCCTGGCCTCCAAAGTGACGGTGATCCACCGGCGCAATGTGTTAAGGGCGGCCGATTTCATCCAAAAGGTGGCCTTTGCCAATAAGAAGATAGAATTTGCCTGGAACAAGGACATCCTGGCCATCGAGGGCAGCGCCGGGGTGACGGGCATCAAGGTGATGGACAAGCAAACTCTGGCGGAAGAGGTGATCCCGGTGACCGGGGCCTTCATCTACGTGGGCTACAAACCCAGCAGCGACCTGGTAAAGGACATTGTCAAAACGGACGAACAGGGCTACATCATCACCGACGACCGGATGGCCTCCTCAGTTCCCGGGATCTATGCCTGCGGGGACGTCCGGCAGAAGCTGGTCCGGCAGGTCTCCAGCGCGGTGGGGGACGGCGCCACCGCAGCCATAGCCGCCCAGCAGTATCTGGAATTCAAGTAAGGGAATAGTACGCCATGTCCTAAACGCATACAACTTAATCATCAAAGTAAGGGCAATTCATGAATTGTCCCAACAGAAAAGGAGAAACATCATGGCCGAAAGAAACCAGGTATACAAGTGCGAGGTCTGCGGCAATATCGTGGAAGTGCTGCACGGAGGCAAGGGCGAGCTGGTCTGCTGCGGCAAGCCGATGAAGCTGTTCACCGAGAACACCGTGGACGCCGCCAAGGAGAAACACCTGCCGGTGATCGAAAAAACCGCCGACGGCTGGAAGGTCAAGGTCGGCTCGGTGGCGCACCCCATGGAGGACAAGCACCACATCGAGTGGATCGCCATCTACGGCGGGGACCGGGTCCACCGCAAGTACCTTAAGCCCGGCGACGCTCCGGAGGCCGAGTTCCTGTGCCCGGCCCAGGAGATCACCGCCAAGGAATTCTGCAACCTGCACGGCCTGTGGTCAGCCAAGGGATGACCATCAACGGGTTATTCTGAGGATAGCTTCCCGCCTTGCTTCCGAAGAATCTTCCTGAACATTGTTAGATCCTTCGAGGACCAAGAGAGTTGCCAAACACAGGATGACGAATTGCGAATAACAAAGTAAATATAGAGAAGGAAAACAAATGAAAAGCATCAAAGGGTCCAAGACAGAACAGAACCTGCTGAAATCCTTCGCCGGGGAATCCCAGGCCCGCAACCGCTACACCTATTTCGCCAGCGCCGCCCGCAAGGAGGGCTACGAGCAGATCGCCAACTTCTTCATGGAAACTGCGGAGAACGAGAAGGAGCATGCCAAGGTGTTCTTTAAGCTGCTGGAGGGCGGGGAGCTGGAGATAACCGCTTCCTACCCGGCCGGGAAGATCGGTACCACCAGGGAGAATCTGGAGGCCGCGGCTGCCGGCGAGAACATGGAATGGACCACCATCTATTCCGATTTCGCCAAGACCGCCCGGGACGAGGGTTTTGAGGACGCGGCAACGGCCTTTGAACAGATAGCAAAGGTGGAGAAATTCCACGAGTCCCGCTACCGCAAACTGGCCGGCAATCTGGCCAACGGGGAGGCCTTTAAAAAGAAAACATCCGTCAAATGGCACTGCATCAACTGCGGATACGTGGCCGAAGGCGCCGAGGCCCCCAAACAGTGCCCGGCCTGCAAGCATCCCCAGGCGTACTACGAGGTGCTGGCGGAAAATTACTAGGATCTATAAGGAAACCATGAACCCAGGAATTCTTCCATACTTTCCAGGTTTCATTATAAAAAGGAAATCAGATGCCGTTGACATTACAATGGGTAAAAGACCTGCAATTCGTGGCCGAAGATGACAAGGGCCACGGCATAGTGGTGGAATCCAGGAAAGAAGGGATCTCCGCCGGATTCACCCCCATGCAACTGATCCTGATAGCGGCTGCCGGGTGCATGGCCATGGACGTGGTCTCCATCCTGCAGAAGAAAAAACTGGACGTCAAGAGCTTCCGGGTGCTGATGGACGGGAAGCGGGCCGAGGATCATCCCAAAAGGTTTACCGAGATGAATTTTGTCTACGAGGTCAAAGGCGACATCCCCAAGGCGGCGGTGGATGAGGCCATCAAACTATCCAAGGAAAAGTACTGCTCGGTCTCGGCCACCATCCAGCAGGGGGTCCAGATGAATATCGAAAGCAAGGTGGTGTCATGATCCTCTATATCCTAAAGATCGTGTTGGGAGCCGTCATCGGGGGCGTGGTGGGATTCCTATCCTATAAATTCATCGGCTGCCGCGGCGGGAGCTGTCCCATAGTCGGCAATCCCTGGATATCCACCTTTTGGTGGGCCATGATCGGGGGTATTTTCATGTACGGTGGTAAATTCCCGCCCGCCCCATGACGGGTAAACCCTAAAATCAATCATTATCGGAGCTTTTAATGAAAAGATACATCATGACGGTTCTGCTTTCACTGGCCGTGCTGAGCAGCATCTCCTGCGCCGGCAGCAAAAAAGAAACCCCCAAGGCCGCGGCCGGAGCTGTAGCCTGGATGGCCTGGGACCAGGCCGTGACCTCGGCCCAGGAAGAAGGCAAGTTCATAGTGGTCGACGTCTACACCGACTGGTGTCACTGGTGCAAGGTGATGGATGACAAGACATATTCCGATCCGGCGGTGGCCGGGCTGATGAAGGAGAGCTTTACGGCGGTCAAGCTGAACGCCGAGAGGGCCAATACTGTCAACTTCAAGGGTAAGGCCTATACCGAAATGGACCTGGCCCGCAGTTTCGGGGTCAACGGTTATCCCACCACCATGTTCCTGGCCAGCGACGGCTCGGTCATCGGCAAGATCCCGGGCTACATCGAAGCCCCGGTGTTCAAACAGATACTGGAATACCTCACTTCCGGATCGTATAAGAGCATGAGCCTGGACCAATATATGTCGGGGAAGAAATAAATGAGGCGAATAATTTCACTGATAGTGGTGCTGCTGGCCCTGGCCGCCATAGGGTTTGGATATCTGCGCCGGGAGCACAAGAAGCTATACATCAATGCCGTGGCCATCTGCTATTCCTGCATCGGGCTGGAGTAGGACCGCTTTTTGACAGGAGCGCCTCCGCTGAAGCATTCGCCTAAAGTTAGTGCCTCCGCTAAAGCTGTGGCATTTGTGGCGGACAAATTTAAAAGCGTAAGCTGACGGCCCCCCAAGGGGAGGCAAGAATGCAGCGTAAGCGGATTTACATGATTCACTTATAGGATCAAACGGAACAGCAAAAGCAAAAGGAGGGAATGTGATCAAGATCGGCCAGAAGGCGCCGGACTTTGTGCTGAGGGACCAGCACGGGACAGAGTTCAAGCTCAGCGAACTGAGGGGGCGCAAGGTTCTGCTTTCGTTCCACCCCCTGGCCTTTACCAAGATCTGCTCCCGGCAGATGCAGGCCCTGGAGAAGAACCTGAAAGCCTTCGATCTTTTGAACACGGTCCCGGCGGGCTTAAGCGTGGACACCGTTCCCAGCAAGCATGCCTGGGCCAAGGCACTCAAGGTAAAAAACCTCAGGATGCTTTCAGATTTTTGGCCTCACGGCAAAGTGGCTAAAGATTACGGGATATTCCGCCGGGAGCAGGGATTCTCGGAACGGGCCAATATCCTTGTTGACGAGTTTGGGAAGGTGATCTGGATAAAGGTTTATCCCATCAAAGAGCTGCCGGACCTAAATGAAGTATTAAAAGTTTTGAGTTTATAACTGGGGCATCTTTAGTTTTTAACCCCTGCTGTCAAAGGCAGGGGTATTTTTTGTGGGGAAAAAGAAAATTTTAATCAAATTCCTAACCAAAAGCAATACTTATTGTTATACATTTTTGTTTGTACATTTAACCGATAAATATGAGAAATATTTTAAACAGGGGCTTGACAAATTAAACATTTAATGATATAATACAAACGTTTGTTTAAATAAAGGATGATAAAATGTCTCCTAAAGACTATTCCCTGCCAGAACCAAAGAGCCGCATATTCAATGCCGCCGCCGCCCTGTTCGTCAACAAGGGTTTTGAAGCAGTGGGCGTACGCGAGATAGCCAAAGAGGCCAAGGTCAATATTGCCATGATCAATTATTACTTCGGCGGTAAAGTCGGTATTTTAAAAGCTATATTGGAGGAGACCTACCAGAAGTATTATGAGGCCCAAAGTTCAGCCGGAGATGATACCACGCCGCCGGAAGAGCGGGCCAGGAATCTGGTGACAAATGTGGTCCGGTTCTTCAGGGAAAATACGGAAATAGCGCTGGTCACATTCAATACCATGCTGTTTGATATTCCGGATGTGTTGTGTTTGCGGGAAAAATGGGGTAAGATGAATTATGCAGTGATGGGAGGGTTCTTTAAACAAATAGGCGTGGACCTTATGGATCCGGTTCACAATAGTATTTATAACGGGTTTTTGGGGAACATGATAAAAAGCCATTTTCAATTCAGATACACCATTGAACATTTGCCGGCCGGCATAATAGATGAAAAATGTTCAGAAAGCAAGGATGACAATTGGCAGAGGAAGCATGAATATAATGACGATTTTTATGAAAGGTACATCGATCTTTTAGTGCATCAATATTTCCATGGCGTGATCTACGCCACCCAGAAAGACAAAATGAAACTCCATAAAGGAGAGAATATATGAAACAAAGAGTATATTTTATTCGTAATTGACTAATAAACATAGGAAAACCGTAATCCCGAATCTTCAAGCAGCTTCACAAACATAAATATTGCCGAAAATTCGGCATATTTTTGATTCAACAATATAAACAAACGTTTGTGCTTTTGCAACTTTGTATAAAATCAACTCTAAAAAAGTGAGGTTATCATGGAAAAGAAAATAATGGTCCTAATCATTTTGGGTTTGGCTTCATTATCCAAAGCCCAGACAAATCCACAAAACATAATAAATTCAAAAATATCCGAAGGCTACTATGCGCTGTATTTGACGGAAGGAGCCATCCCGGCCGGTGCACTGCGGCAGGATCAGACATTGAAAACCAACCGCAATGAAGCAATCAAACAGCAGAACACCAAAGAACGCAATATTGTCACAACGTTGGCAGGTTTCGGCCAGGCTCATAAAAGCAAAGCCGGACTGTCTAAAAAAGGCAATGAAACCAAGACCTGCAATACCCGGACAGTTTACAACTAAAATAAACGAAGATCAATAAAGGAGTTGCATATGAAACTGACAGTATTCCTATCCGAGGTGATGTTGATGGCCTTGCTGGCCGGATCGGCGCAGGCCCAGACTCCGTCCAAAGTTGCTTTGGATAAGATTTTAAAAAAACAAACCATAGAAGCGATCACAGTATTGCTGGACAGCAACTACGTTTTTCCGGAAACGGCAAAGAAAATGAATCAGTTAGTGCTGAAAAACCTTCGTTCCGGCAAGTACAATAAGATAACCGACCCGGAAGAGCTGGCCGGACGGATGACCGAGGACCTGAGGTCGGTCAGCCATGACCTGCACCTAAATGTTAGGTACGAACCGGGGCAGATAGCGGCCATACGGGCAGATACCCTTAAAAATCAGGTTCCGCCGGAGCTGATCAAGAGCTGGCAGAGGATAAATTACGGCTTTGTCAAGGCGGAGTACCTGCCGGGCAATGTGGGATATCTGGAACTGAGGGCTTTTACCGACCCCAAGATGCCCGAGGCCGGACAGGCGGCAATCTCGGCCATGAACTATCTGGCCAACGCCCAAGCCATCATCTTTGACCTGAGGAAGAACGGGGGCGGACATCCCGAGATGATCCAGCTGTTATCCAGTTTTCTTTTTACCGAGCCCACCCATCTTAACGATATCTATGAACGCCCCGGTAACACCACCCAGCAATATTGGACCCTGCCGTACATTCCCGGTTCCCGCAGACCAAATGTGCCGGTCTACATCCTGACCAGCAACTATACCTTTTCCGGGGCCGAGGAGTTCACCAATAATCTTAAGGAGCTCAAGCGGGCCACCATCTTGGGCGAGAACACGGGCGGCGGAGCCCACCCGGTGGATTTCAAGATAGTTAACGACCTATTCATCATTTCCCTGCCATTTGGCCGGGCCATCAACCCCATCTCCAAGTCCAACTGGGAAGGGACCGGGGTGATACCGCATGTCAAGGTTCCGGCCGATAGCGCCTTCAATGCGGCTTACCTGATGGCCCTGGACACCTTGATCAAATCAGCTGCTGACCAGCAAGACAAACAAGATCTGAAAAACGTCCGTTTGTTCAAGCAAGCAGAGTTCAGCAATTATAAAGTGCCGGAGGAAAAACTTCGCAGTTATGCCGGCAATTACGGGGCCAGGACCATAATTTATGAGCAGGGCCAATTGTTCCTGCTCCGTCCCCAGCGTCCCAGGAATAAGCTGCTTCCGGTATCGGACGTCAGTTTTATGATCGATGTCATTGGCGGGAAGATTGACTTCATTTTAAGCCCTGAGGGAAAGATCCTGGGAATGGATTATATAAGACCATCCGGGGATACGTCCCGATTTGAGAGGAAATAAACCGTTCCGACGGTCACTTTATAAATTACAACACATTGATCAACTGGAGAGCTACCATGAAATCAGATCGCAATTTCAAAACCTTGGCTTTGGCTTTAGCGCTGGGGATCACCCCCGGCCTGCTGTGGGCCCAGGAAACCGCCGGAGAGAAGATAGCAGATACTGCCGCCCCAAAGGTCTTCAGCGTGCGGCAGGTCCAGACCCCGCCGGAGATCGACGGCATCATCGAAGATGCCTGGCAGCAGGCGGACTCGGTCAGCGATTTCGTCCAGCACCAACCTTACGAGAAAGCCGAACCCAGCGAGAAAACAGTGGTCTACCTGCTGCAGGATGAGGAAAATCTTTACGTTGCATTCCGCTGCCACGCGGTTAAGAACCCTCCGGTGGCCTGTTTTACAAAGGACGAGGATTATGTGACAGTCAAGTTCGACCCCTTCGGAAGCCGGACCAACGGATATTTCTTTTTGGTCTTCGGCAGCGGTCTTTTTTGGGACGGCTTGATCATGGACGACGGCCGGAGCCAGGATCAATCCTGGGAAGGGGTGTGGTACAATGCTGTGAAGATGTACCCCGACAGGATGGAAGTGGAAATGAAGATCCCCTTCAAGACATTGCGCTACAAGAAAGGTCTGGGGGAATGGAATATTCAGTTTGCCAGGCACATCGCCACAACCTTTGAGGACGACTACTGGACCGAGGTCACCCAAAAGGACGGGGACCTGGTATCCCGCTGGGGAAAGGCTACCAATATCAATCCAAGATCATCGGGATACTATTTTGAACTGTATCCCGAGGGGTTTTTCCGTTTTGAGGATTTTCGGGGGGAGACCCCGGCCAGGAAGGTCAAGGGCAGCATAACCGCTAAGTGGGACCTGACCCCCCAGACCAGCCTTAATGCCACGGCCTATCCCGACTTTGCCCAGATCGAATCGGACCCGTCCTCGGTGAATCTTTCCCGGTATCCCACCTATCTTCAGGAACAGAGGCCTTTCTTCGTGGAGGGCCGGGAGATATTCCGTTTTTCGGAATTCCAGGGCAGCGGGTTCTTCCAGCCGCTTAACATCTTTTATTCCCGCCGGATCGGAAAATCCATAGACGGCGGAGCGGTGCCGATCATCGGAGGCTTGAAGGCCACGCACAAGACCCCGGATTGGAACCTGGGCGCGCTGGCGGCCTATACCGAGAGATATGATTATGACGACCAGTGGGGCCAACCCGCCACCGAATCGGAAAAGAAATTCGGGGTTTTCAGGGTTTCCAAAAGAATTCTGAACAATTCGGACGCCGGTCTGTTATTCAGCGGCATGTCGGTCAACAGCCGGGAGTACAATTATGCGGCCGGGCTGGATGCTTCATTTCGCAAAGGACCTAATCAGCTGATCCTGCAGGGGGCATACAGCCAGGTCCAAAGGCCGTCCGGCCCTGATACGGTTAAAAACAAGGGCTGGGCCATTTCCGCCGGGTACCACGGGTTCATTGACATGTTTCAGACCATGGCCTCATATGAGGCCATAGACGATTCCTTTGACGTGGGGGACATAGGTTTTGTCCCCTGGGCCGGGCGGCAGCAGGCTCTTCTGATCAGCGGACCCTTTTGGACATTCAAACAAGGGGCTGTGCGCAACCTCTATATTGCACCGGGGATAATCAGGTCAAGGGAGCCGGGCTGCCCGAGATGGTCGACCTCCGGATATTTTCAGGTTAATCCAAACTGGAGGAATAACTGGGGAATCAATATTGAGGGACATTACGGTAAGTCCTACGAAATGGTATTCGATCCCGTCACGTATTCCCCCCGGTGCATAGATTACACCAGCCGCGACATAAGTTTTAACTTCTGGGGCATGCTGATGGGAAACAATATCAACGGAGGATGCAATTATAACTACAGTTATAATTATGCCAGAA comes from candidate division TA06 bacterium and encodes:
- a CDS encoding OsmC family protein translates to MPLTLQWVKDLQFVAEDDKGHGIVVESRKEGISAGFTPMQLILIAAAGCMAMDVVSILQKKKLDVKSFRVLMDGKRAEDHPKRFTEMNFVYEVKGDIPKAAVDEAIKLSKEKYCSVSATIQQGVQMNIESKVVS
- a CDS encoding redoxin domain-containing protein; the encoded protein is MKIGQKAPDFVLRDQHGTEFKLSELRGRKVLLSFHPLAFTKICSRQMQALEKNLKAFDLLNTVPAGLSVDTVPSKHAWAKALKVKNLRMLSDFWPHGKVAKDYGIFRREQGFSERANILVDEFGKVIWIKVYPIKELPDLNEVLKVLSL
- a CDS encoding rubrerythrin family protein — encoded protein: MKSIKGSKTEQNLLKSFAGESQARNRYTYFASAARKEGYEQIANFFMETAENEKEHAKVFFKLLEGGELEITASYPAGKIGTTRENLEAAAAGENMEWTTIYSDFAKTARDEGFEDAATAFEQIAKVEKFHESRYRKLAGNLANGEAFKKKTSVKWHCINCGYVAEGAEAPKQCPACKHPQAYYEVLAENY
- a CDS encoding zinc ribbon domain-containing protein; amino-acid sequence: MPIYEYQCTKCGHKFENLTNSCCAPSPKCPKCQADTEKLMSTFAASVDGGSGGHGHDGGGSCCSGGGCSCG
- a CDS encoding RNA polymerase sigma factor gives rise to the protein MIYDENILIKQARAGSQRALSQIVKHHQNGIYSLALRMLGNREDAEDVLQETFLAFHKSLPRFKGLSTLSTYFYRMATNFSLMKLRQKKTRRPEHHTVNLEEAFEEPDKKPDPMQSTLNLELKKKLDEALLELPEKERAVFILRDVEDLPGEEVARVLKISLPAMKSRLHRARNVLREKLSPYIRD
- a CDS encoding DUF3267 domain-containing protein, whose amino-acid sequence is MGTINDHTGAQENNGGRIVKEITISKLAINVFAVFATLIIFVLFLAAWKMLWNMPYKRGILKQTYLFILLSFPVHELIHALGFWLFGNIPWSKIKFGFVPKLIAFYANPLYPLSKTAYLWSGALPGLTIGIVPLLLGFIIGSMPLSFIGLISVMASTGDLFVIWTLRGVASNQSVLEHADQCHFSIIEKA
- a CDS encoding zf-HC2 domain-containing protein; the encoded protein is MSAVKKTEQKHHCRGMGTVFSQYLDKELAQQVCRKLEKHLKDCPDCQTYFDTLKKTVTLYRGLGPQKVPADAQRRLYKVIRLEAGKKGAKK
- a CDS encoding desulfoferrodoxin, whose protein sequence is MAERNQVYKCEVCGNIVEVLHGGKGELVCCGKPMKLFTENTVDAAKEKHLPVIEKTADGWKVKVGSVAHPMEDKHHIEWIAIYGGDRVHRKYLKPGDAPEAEFLCPAQEITAKEFCNLHGLWSAKG
- a CDS encoding TetR/AcrR family transcriptional regulator; the encoded protein is MSPKDYSLPEPKSRIFNAAAALFVNKGFEAVGVREIAKEAKVNIAMINYYFGGKVGILKAILEETYQKYYEAQSSAGDDTTPPEERARNLVTNVVRFFRENTEIALVTFNTMLFDIPDVLCLREKWGKMNYAVMGGFFKQIGVDLMDPVHNSIYNGFLGNMIKSHFQFRYTIEHLPAGIIDEKCSESKDDNWQRKHEYNDDFYERYIDLLVHQYFHGVIYATQKDKMKLHKGENI
- a CDS encoding DUF2892 domain-containing protein, which codes for MKRNESTADRIIRAIIGIALLVFGFIVTGILHWVLLAAGILALFTAITGFCGLYKLLGISTYKEQTPPQK
- the trxA gene encoding thioredoxin, translating into MAAIHLTDGTFDQEVLKSNTPVLVDFWASWCGPCRMVGPVIEELSNDYQGKVKITKLDVDANPEKSGQFGIRSIPTMLIFKNGQAIDTLIGAMPKAAIAARLDAAITK
- a CDS encoding DUF255 domain-containing protein; translated protein: MKRYIMTVLLSLAVLSSISCAGSKKETPKAAAGAVAWMAWDQAVTSAQEEGKFIVVDVYTDWCHWCKVMDDKTYSDPAVAGLMKESFTAVKLNAERANTVNFKGKAYTEMDLARSFGVNGYPTTMFLASDGSVIGKIPGYIEAPVFKQILEYLTSGSYKSMSLDQYMSGKK
- a CDS encoding 4Fe-4S binding protein, giving the protein MIVIRSEYCPQNHHCPSLRVCPAGAIKQDGVKAPYIDQKKCTDCGLCVQSCRVFQQVAAPSPVNK
- a CDS encoding YtxH domain-containing protein — protein: MILYILKIVLGAVIGGVVGFLSYKFIGCRGGSCPIVGNPWISTFWWAMIGGIFMYGGKFPPAP
- the trxB gene encoding thioredoxin-disulfide reductase; amino-acid sequence: MRDTKNYDIAILGAGPAGMTAGLYAGRGGLKAVIVEKMMPGGLVANTERIDNYPGFPEGISGFELAQKMEQQAKKFGAEIISAQAEEVVPEDRYQLIKLSDGTIIKSKVLIIATGAFPKTLGVRGEKELLGKGVSYCAICDGAFFKNQAVAVLGGGDSAVQEAVYLAGLASKVTVIHRRNVLRAADFIQKVAFANKKIEFAWNKDILAIEGSAGVTGIKVMDKQTLAEEVIPVTGAFIYVGYKPSSDLVKDIVKTDEQGYIITDDRMASSVPGIYACGDVRQKLVRQVSSAVGDGATAAIAAQQYLEFK